One Deltaproteobacteria bacterium genomic window, TAGATCAAGCCCGAGTAAAAGTCGACGTTGGGATAAAGTTTGCGCTTGATAAAATAGTCGTCGCTGAGCGCGATTCGTTCCAGCTCCAGTGCGATTTCGAGGAGCGGATTTTTCCCGGTCACCTCGAACACCTGATCGGCGATGTGCTTGATGATGCGGGCGCGCGGGTCGTAGTTTTTGTAGACCCGATGGCCGAAACCCATCAAGCGGCCCGATCCGCCCTTAACTTTTTGAATGAACTCTGGAACTTTGTCCTTGGAGCCGATTTCCATCAGCATGCGCAACACCGCTTCGTTGGCGCCGCCGTGGAGAGGGCCATAGAGCGCCGCCGCCGCGCCGGCCACCGACGAGTAAGGATCGGACTGCGAGCTGCCGATGCCGCGCATGGCGTTGGTGCTGCAGTTCTGCTCATGGTCGGCGTGTAAAATAAAAAGTATATCCAACGCCTTTTCCAGCACCGCATTGGGCTTGTATTTGAGCTCGGTCATCTTGAACAGCATGTTGAGAAAATTGCCCGCGTAGCTCAGATCGTTGTCCGGATACGAGTAGGGCAAACCGAGACTGTGACGATAGGCGAAGGCGGCCAACGTCGGCATCTTGCCGATCAAGCGATAGGTTTGCTCAAGCCGATTCTTGGCGTCGAAGATTTTTTTCGCACCGGGATAAAAGGTCGATAGGGCGCCGACAGTGCTCACCAACATGCCCATCGGGTGGGCATCATAATGGAAACCGTCGATCAGTTTGCGGATGTTTTCATGAACAATGGAGTGAATCGTGACGTTACGGGTCCAGTCGTCGAGCTGCGCTTGGGTCGGCAATTCACCATTGAGAATCAAATAGGCGGTTTCTAAATAGGTGCCCTTTTCAGCGAGCTGCTCGATCGGATAACCACGGTGGCGCAGGATGCCTTTATCGCCATCAATATAGGTGATCTTACTGGCGCAGGACGCGGTGTTCATGAAGCCGGGGTC contains:
- a CDS encoding citrate synthase encodes the protein MAAETLTITDNRTGKQYEIPIKHGAIKATDLFQIKISEDDGIVSYDPGFMNTASCASKITYIDGDKGILRHRGYPIEQLAEKGTYLETAYLILNGELPTQAQLDDWTRNVTIHSIVHENIRKLIDGFHYDAHPMGMLVSTVGALSTFYPGAKKIFDAKNRLEQTYRLIGKMPTLAAFAYRHSLGLPYSYPDNDLSYAGNFLNMLFKMTELKYKPNAVLEKALDILFILHADHEQNCSTNAMRGIGSSQSDPYSSVAGAAAALYGPLHGGANEAVLRMLMEIGSKDKVPEFIQKVKGGSGRLMGFGHRVYKNYDPRARIIKHIADQVFEVTGKNPLLEIALELERIALSDDYFIKRKLYPNVDFYSGLIYQSMGLPMDMFPVLFAIPRTVGWIAQWEEMLTDPEQKLARPKQIYLGAEARDFVPMNQRK